The proteins below come from a single Mercenaria mercenaria strain notata chromosome 3, MADL_Memer_1, whole genome shotgun sequence genomic window:
- the LOC123525830 gene encoding cytosolic carboxypeptidase-like protein 5 isoform X5 — MEARCGGLLFTSKFDSGNLARVEKVSKDDDDDDSGGGKYFSEIKADYEFNVWTKPDCAGTEFENGNRSWFYFGVRGWNPGRLIKINIVNMNRQGKLYSQGHSPIVKTVPGRLKWERIRDRPSYETVDGQFILSFTYRFPEFRGATTYFAFCYPWSYTESQDNLQELDKRFQHCNNLTNESAPDSIYYHRELLCYSLDKLRIDLITISSCHGLINENEPHFDSNLFPERNTEQRCKKFKGKRVYLLSSRVHPGETPASAVFNGFLDFILRDNDPRAKSLRKHFVFKLIPMLNPDGVSRGHYRTDQRGVNLNRLYLDPSIDLHPSIYASKSCLVYYHIMNRVVRDDDEVEIDLNFPGGFVLSSHNSHNLHVYRKEKNLNMNSSSHTERSTVSAHSSQSLTSSESTLKSYCGTPRHHVNGASNHDSKTYNKTPKSTPRYSDVNTPQDIECSHIGNGDLDIYTLKQSNHSTVFMSHTPKPNNVSGTPRHSITKSESPTKYSSPKVERLNLGDLVESDSDNALRKEKSNIADSIRISSSTSSFASSYQGEKERVDSDLRLRLSQMTMSDDFRGRLSKGISIMSQNVIDSDDDEDINTENLGNEGSEDENDNTPSVITNTNAPHLNHPKLRNIPPSDSGIAFYVDLHGHASKRGCFIYGNFLELEDTQVENMLFPKLISMNTAHFDFTGCNFTEKNMYTRDKRDGMSKEGSGRVAIYKALGIIHSYTLECNYNTGRMVNPVPQAYGDDGRATPPPLAGFPPKYTQAHFEEVGRALAIAAIDMYDVNPWSRLTLSEHNCLSGVRDSVRRFLRSIRGGPRIPRNPSKPLSRNNSINNGSNNQGTSRGFRFGNSNDNSGPGKQAFSRHNSSESTVSTSSVASRYSRQPPVNQNRRELGPVRETTRSNMGMNRRRPNAPNNQPVSRSAPQASSSSGSQPVSLTMTTAAMDTKEGRQYSAGSNLSQLSRMSKMAEDEKVEQLKSMSNLMNLAKKGPGPNSRIPLPTGRYFLNLSPSELPPPKTPGQSNVRPPKSGGVRKTSSDRSLPLESPASHRGLTPVAQLGREILDIPKANATSLSHTQAKPTMIEANMNVNNNELESQKRRRRYTMLKRRNLTNQSPGSGKNSSGNIRTVVRPAQDSGSEADKGGKSRRKRKKSSRKNISLASPSSDETGQVQGPLFKPVPDTPPTSVTAQFRDHMDSYHPHQQQQLTDRLHSRTEAAQVW; from the exons CAATCTTGCAAGAGTGGAGAAAGTCTccaaagatgatgatgatgatgattctgGAG GTGGCAAGTACTTCAGTGAGATTAAAGCGGACTATGAATTCAATGTTTGGACAAAGCCTGATTGTGCTGGCACAGAATTTGAAAATGGCAACAG GTCCTGGTTTTATTTTGGGGTGCGTGGTTGGAATCCTGGTCGTTtgatcaaaataaacattgtaaATATGAATCGTCAGGGTAAATTATATAGTCAAGGACATTCACCTATAGTGAAAACAGTGCCAGGCAGACTTAAGTGGGAAAGAATAAGAGATAGACCATCATATGAG acaGTGGATGGACAGTTTATTCTGTCATTTACGTATCGTTTCCCAGAGTTCCGAGGTGCCACAACCTATTTTGCTTTCTGCTATCCCTGGTCTTATACAGAAAGTCAAGATAACTTACAAGAACTTGATAAAAGATTTCAGCATTGTAACAATTTAACAAATGAAAG TGCTCCAGACAGTATATATTACCACAGAGAATTACTGTGCTATTCCCTAGATAAGCTACGCATTGACCTGATAACTATATCTTCCTGTCATGGTCTGATCAACGAGAATGAGCCACATTTTGACTCCAACTTGTTCCCAGAGAGAAATACCGAGCAAAGATGTAAAAAATTCAAAGGGAAAAGA GTATATTTGTTGAGCAGTCGTGTTCATCCAGGGGAAACCCCAGCAAGTGCTGTATTTAATGGATTCCTAGACTTTATTTTGCGTGACAATGATCCACGTGCCAAGTCACTTCGTAAACACTTTGTTTTCAAGTTGATCCCTATGTTGAATCCCGACGGTGTATCACGGGGCCATTATCGTACTGATCAGCGTGGTGTCAATCTAAACAGACTTTACCTGGATCCCAGCATTGACTTACACCCATCCatatatgcttcaaaaagttGTTTAGTGTATTACCATATCATGAATAGGGTTGTTCGCGATGACGATGAGGTtgaaattgatttaaattttCCTGGAGGATTTGTGTTATCTAGTCACAACAGCCATAATCTCCATGTTTATAGAAAAGagaaaaatttgaatatgaattcAAGCTCGCATACTGAAAGGAGCACTGTAAGTGCACACAGCTCTCAGAGTTTAACAAGTAGTGAATCAactttgaaaagttattgtgGAACACCAAGACATCACGTTAATGGTGCTAGTAATCATGACTCTAAAACTTATAACAAAACTCCGAAAAGTACGCCGAGATATTCTGACGTGAATACTCCACAAGACATTGAGTGCAGCCATATAGGTAATGGGGATTTagatatatatactttgaaacaGTCTAATCATAGTACAGTATTTATGTCACATACTCCAAAACCGAATAATGTCTCAGGTACTCCACGACACAGCATTACAAAATCTGAATCCCCTACAAAATATTCCTCTCCCAAAGTGGAACGTTTGAATCTCGGCGATCTAGTAGAGTCTGACAGTGACAATGCCCTTAGGAAAGAGAAATCTAACATCGCTGATTCTATAAGAATTTCTTCGTCAACTTCAAGTTTTGCAAGTAGTTACCAAGGTGAAAAAGAGAGGGTAGACAGTGATCTCAGGTTGAGACTGTCTCAAATGACTATGTCAGATGACTTTAGAGGTCGTCTTTCAAAAGGAATCAGTATTATGAGCCAAAACGTGATTGACTCAGATGATGATGAAGATATTAATACGGAAAATCTCGGAAATGAAGGATCTGAAGATGAGAATGACAATACACCATCTGTGATAACAAACACTAATGCTCCACATTTAAATCATCCTAAACTAAGGAATATACCACCATCAGATAGTGGTATAGCTTTCTATGTGGATTTACATGGACATGCTTCAAAACGAGGATGTTTTATATATGGCAATTTTCTAGAACTTGAAGACACACAA GTAGAGAACATGTTGTTTCCAAAGCTGATCTCCATGAACACTGCCCATTTTGACTTCACTGGCTGTAACTTCACTGAGAAGAACATGTATACGAGGGACAAGAGAGACGGCATGTCAAAGGAAGGCAGTGGCAGAGTAGCAATTTACAAAGCTCTTGGCATCATACATAG TTACACCCTAGAGTGTAATTATAACACTGGTCGTATGGTGAACCCTGTGCCTCAGGCATATGGGGACGACGGTAGAGCAACACCCCCTCCTTTAGCTGGTTTCCCACCAAAATACACACAGGCTCACTTCGAGGAG GTTGGTCGGGCTCTTGCCATTGCTGCTATAGATATGTATGATGTGAATCCCTGGTCTCGGTTGACACTGTCAGAACACAACTGCCTCTCTGGTGTGAGAGATTCTGTGCGTAGATTTCTCAGGAGTATACGAGGAGGCCCCAGGATTCCTCGAAACCCCTCCAAACCTCTCTCAAGAAATAACAG TATAAACAATGGTTCCAACAATCAGGGCACCAGCAGAGGGTTTAGATTTGGCAACAGTAATGATAACTCTGGACCTGGTAAACAGGCATTCTCACGTCACAATTCATCAGAGTCTACAGTCTCCACATCAAGTGTAGCCTCTAGATATTCTCGCCAACCACCAGTAAACCAGAACAGACGAGAACTTGGACCTGTTAGAGAAA CTACTCGATCCAATATGGGAATGAATAGAAGACGTCCGAATGCCCCAAACAACCAGCCAGTGAGTCGTTCTGCTCCCCAAGCTTCTTCATCCTCCGGATCACAACCAGTCAGTCTCACCATGACGACTGCTGCCATGGATACGAAAGAAGGGAGACAATATTCTGCTGGCAGTAACCTGTCTCAGCTCTCTAGAATGTCTAAAATGGCAGAGGATGAAAAAGTGGAACAGTTGAAAAGCATGTCAAATCTG ATGAATCTAGCTAAGAAAGGCCCAGGACCAAACAGTCGTATACCACTGCCTACAGGACGATACTTCCTTAACCTGTCCCCATCAGAGCTTCCACCACCTAAAACACCAGGGCAGAGCAACGTGCGCCCACCCAAGTCAGGTGGTGTGCGCAAGACCAGCTCAGACAGATCACTTCCTTTAGAGTCCCCAGCAAGCCATAGAGGGCTCACACCAGTTGCTCAGCTTGGGAGAGAAATCCTAGATATACCTAAAGCTAACGCAACTTCCCTGTCTCATACCCAGGCTAAGCCTACAATGATAGAGGCAAACATGAATGTGAACAACAATGAATT AGAATCTCAGAAAAGACGTAGAAGGTACACCATGCTGAAGAGACGTAATTTAACAAACCAGTCACCTGGTTCGGGTAAAAACAGTAGTGGTAATATCCGCACTGTTGTTAGGCCCGCACAGGATTCAGGAAGTGAAGCAGATAAAGGCGGGAAGTCAAGACGGAAGAGGAAGAAGTCTTCaaggaaaaatatttcattggcTTCCCCATCATCTGATGAAACCGGACAAG TTCAAGGACCCTTATTTAAACCTGTGCCAG ACACTCCACCAACGTCAGTGACGGCTCAATTCCGCGATCACATGGACAGTTATCATCCACATCAACAGCAACAACTTACAGACAGGCTCCACAGTCGAACAGA
- the LOC123525830 gene encoding cytosolic carboxypeptidase-like protein 5 isoform X2 gives MEARCGGLLFTSKFDSGNLARVEKVSKDDDDDDSGGGKYFSEIKADYEFNVWTKPDCAGTEFENGNRSWFYFGVRGWNPGRLIKINIVNMNRQGKLYSQGHSPIVKTVPGRLKWERIRDRPSYETVDGQFILSFTYRFPEFRGATTYFAFCYPWSYTESQDNLQELDKRFQHCNNLTNESAPDSIYYHRELLCYSLDKLRIDLITISSCHGLINENEPHFDSNLFPERNTEQRCKKFKGKRVYLLSSRVHPGETPASAVFNGFLDFILRDNDPRAKSLRKHFVFKLIPMLNPDGVSRGHYRTDQRGVNLNRLYLDPSIDLHPSIYASKSCLVYYHIMNRVVRDDDEVEIDLNFPGGFVLSSHNSHNLHVYRKEKNLNMNSSSHTERSTVSAHSSQSLTSSESTLKSYCGTPRHHVNGASNHDSKTYNKTPKSTPRYSDVNTPQDIECSHIGNGDLDIYTLKQSNHSTVFMSHTPKPNNVSGTPRHSITKSESPTKYSSPKVERLNLGDLVESDSDNALRKEKSNIADSIRISSSTSSFASSYQGEKERVDSDLRLRLSQMTMSDDFRGRLSKGISIMSQNVIDSDDDEDINTENLGNEGSEDENDNTPSVITNTNAPHLNHPKLRNIPPSDSGIAFYVDLHGHASKRGCFIYGNFLELEDTQVENMLFPKLISMNTAHFDFTGCNFTEKNMYTRDKRDGMSKEGSGRVAIYKALGIIHSYTLECNYNTGRMVNPVPQAYGDDGRATPPPLAGFPPKYTQAHFEEVGRALAIAAIDMYDVNPWSRLTLSEHNCLSGVRDSVRRFLRSIRGGPRIPRNPSKPLSRNNSINNGSNNQGTSRGFRFGNSNDNSGPGKQAFSRHNSSESTVSTSSVASRYSRQPPVNQNRRELGPVRETTRSNMGMNRRRPNAPNNQPVSRSAPQASSSSGSQPVSLTMTTAAMDTKEGRQYSAGSNLSQLSRMSKMAEDEKVEQLKSMSNLMNLAKKGPGPNSRIPLPTGRYFLNLSPSELPPPKTPGQSNVRPPKSGGVRKTSSDRSLPLESPASHRGLTPVAQLGREILDIPKANATSLSHTQAKPTMIEANMNVNNNELESQKRRRRYTMLKRRNLTNQSPGSGKNSSGNIRTVVRPAQDSGSEADKGGKSRRKRKKSSRKNISLASPSSDETGQVQGPLFKPVPVDFTLITGVGVAGSAVTLSPRHSTNVSDGSIPRSHGQLSSTSTATTYRQAPQSNRGSTGMVNLETYLRQAGNLRPPPRSANINPSKLNIFWVDY, from the exons CAATCTTGCAAGAGTGGAGAAAGTCTccaaagatgatgatgatgatgattctgGAG GTGGCAAGTACTTCAGTGAGATTAAAGCGGACTATGAATTCAATGTTTGGACAAAGCCTGATTGTGCTGGCACAGAATTTGAAAATGGCAACAG GTCCTGGTTTTATTTTGGGGTGCGTGGTTGGAATCCTGGTCGTTtgatcaaaataaacattgtaaATATGAATCGTCAGGGTAAATTATATAGTCAAGGACATTCACCTATAGTGAAAACAGTGCCAGGCAGACTTAAGTGGGAAAGAATAAGAGATAGACCATCATATGAG acaGTGGATGGACAGTTTATTCTGTCATTTACGTATCGTTTCCCAGAGTTCCGAGGTGCCACAACCTATTTTGCTTTCTGCTATCCCTGGTCTTATACAGAAAGTCAAGATAACTTACAAGAACTTGATAAAAGATTTCAGCATTGTAACAATTTAACAAATGAAAG TGCTCCAGACAGTATATATTACCACAGAGAATTACTGTGCTATTCCCTAGATAAGCTACGCATTGACCTGATAACTATATCTTCCTGTCATGGTCTGATCAACGAGAATGAGCCACATTTTGACTCCAACTTGTTCCCAGAGAGAAATACCGAGCAAAGATGTAAAAAATTCAAAGGGAAAAGA GTATATTTGTTGAGCAGTCGTGTTCATCCAGGGGAAACCCCAGCAAGTGCTGTATTTAATGGATTCCTAGACTTTATTTTGCGTGACAATGATCCACGTGCCAAGTCACTTCGTAAACACTTTGTTTTCAAGTTGATCCCTATGTTGAATCCCGACGGTGTATCACGGGGCCATTATCGTACTGATCAGCGTGGTGTCAATCTAAACAGACTTTACCTGGATCCCAGCATTGACTTACACCCATCCatatatgcttcaaaaagttGTTTAGTGTATTACCATATCATGAATAGGGTTGTTCGCGATGACGATGAGGTtgaaattgatttaaattttCCTGGAGGATTTGTGTTATCTAGTCACAACAGCCATAATCTCCATGTTTATAGAAAAGagaaaaatttgaatatgaattcAAGCTCGCATACTGAAAGGAGCACTGTAAGTGCACACAGCTCTCAGAGTTTAACAAGTAGTGAATCAactttgaaaagttattgtgGAACACCAAGACATCACGTTAATGGTGCTAGTAATCATGACTCTAAAACTTATAACAAAACTCCGAAAAGTACGCCGAGATATTCTGACGTGAATACTCCACAAGACATTGAGTGCAGCCATATAGGTAATGGGGATTTagatatatatactttgaaacaGTCTAATCATAGTACAGTATTTATGTCACATACTCCAAAACCGAATAATGTCTCAGGTACTCCACGACACAGCATTACAAAATCTGAATCCCCTACAAAATATTCCTCTCCCAAAGTGGAACGTTTGAATCTCGGCGATCTAGTAGAGTCTGACAGTGACAATGCCCTTAGGAAAGAGAAATCTAACATCGCTGATTCTATAAGAATTTCTTCGTCAACTTCAAGTTTTGCAAGTAGTTACCAAGGTGAAAAAGAGAGGGTAGACAGTGATCTCAGGTTGAGACTGTCTCAAATGACTATGTCAGATGACTTTAGAGGTCGTCTTTCAAAAGGAATCAGTATTATGAGCCAAAACGTGATTGACTCAGATGATGATGAAGATATTAATACGGAAAATCTCGGAAATGAAGGATCTGAAGATGAGAATGACAATACACCATCTGTGATAACAAACACTAATGCTCCACATTTAAATCATCCTAAACTAAGGAATATACCACCATCAGATAGTGGTATAGCTTTCTATGTGGATTTACATGGACATGCTTCAAAACGAGGATGTTTTATATATGGCAATTTTCTAGAACTTGAAGACACACAA GTAGAGAACATGTTGTTTCCAAAGCTGATCTCCATGAACACTGCCCATTTTGACTTCACTGGCTGTAACTTCACTGAGAAGAACATGTATACGAGGGACAAGAGAGACGGCATGTCAAAGGAAGGCAGTGGCAGAGTAGCAATTTACAAAGCTCTTGGCATCATACATAG TTACACCCTAGAGTGTAATTATAACACTGGTCGTATGGTGAACCCTGTGCCTCAGGCATATGGGGACGACGGTAGAGCAACACCCCCTCCTTTAGCTGGTTTCCCACCAAAATACACACAGGCTCACTTCGAGGAG GTTGGTCGGGCTCTTGCCATTGCTGCTATAGATATGTATGATGTGAATCCCTGGTCTCGGTTGACACTGTCAGAACACAACTGCCTCTCTGGTGTGAGAGATTCTGTGCGTAGATTTCTCAGGAGTATACGAGGAGGCCCCAGGATTCCTCGAAACCCCTCCAAACCTCTCTCAAGAAATAACAG TATAAACAATGGTTCCAACAATCAGGGCACCAGCAGAGGGTTTAGATTTGGCAACAGTAATGATAACTCTGGACCTGGTAAACAGGCATTCTCACGTCACAATTCATCAGAGTCTACAGTCTCCACATCAAGTGTAGCCTCTAGATATTCTCGCCAACCACCAGTAAACCAGAACAGACGAGAACTTGGACCTGTTAGAGAAA CTACTCGATCCAATATGGGAATGAATAGAAGACGTCCGAATGCCCCAAACAACCAGCCAGTGAGTCGTTCTGCTCCCCAAGCTTCTTCATCCTCCGGATCACAACCAGTCAGTCTCACCATGACGACTGCTGCCATGGATACGAAAGAAGGGAGACAATATTCTGCTGGCAGTAACCTGTCTCAGCTCTCTAGAATGTCTAAAATGGCAGAGGATGAAAAAGTGGAACAGTTGAAAAGCATGTCAAATCTG ATGAATCTAGCTAAGAAAGGCCCAGGACCAAACAGTCGTATACCACTGCCTACAGGACGATACTTCCTTAACCTGTCCCCATCAGAGCTTCCACCACCTAAAACACCAGGGCAGAGCAACGTGCGCCCACCCAAGTCAGGTGGTGTGCGCAAGACCAGCTCAGACAGATCACTTCCTTTAGAGTCCCCAGCAAGCCATAGAGGGCTCACACCAGTTGCTCAGCTTGGGAGAGAAATCCTAGATATACCTAAAGCTAACGCAACTTCCCTGTCTCATACCCAGGCTAAGCCTACAATGATAGAGGCAAACATGAATGTGAACAACAATGAATT AGAATCTCAGAAAAGACGTAGAAGGTACACCATGCTGAAGAGACGTAATTTAACAAACCAGTCACCTGGTTCGGGTAAAAACAGTAGTGGTAATATCCGCACTGTTGTTAGGCCCGCACAGGATTCAGGAAGTGAAGCAGATAAAGGCGGGAAGTCAAGACGGAAGAGGAAGAAGTCTTCaaggaaaaatatttcattggcTTCCCCATCATCTGATGAAACCGGACAAG TTCAAGGACCCTTATTTAAACCTGTGCCAG TTGACTTTACTTTGATCACCGGTGTTGGTGTGGCAGGAAGTGCTGTGACCCTGTCTCCAAG ACACTCCACCAACGTCAGTGACGGCTCAATTCCGCGATCACATGGACAGTTATCATCCACATCAACAGCAACAACTTACAGACAGGCTCCACAGTCGAACAGA
- the LOC123525830 gene encoding cytosolic carboxypeptidase-like protein 5 isoform X7 yields MEARCGGLLFTSKFDSGNLARVEKVSKDDDDDDSGGGKYFSEIKADYEFNVWTKPDCAGTEFENGNRSWFYFGVRGWNPGRLIKINIVNMNRQGKLYSQGHSPIVKTVPGRLKWERIRDRPSYETVDGQFILSFTYRFPEFRGATTYFAFCYPWSYTESQDNLQELDKRFQHCNNLTNESAPDSIYYHRELLCYSLDKLRIDLITISSCHGLINENEPHFDSNLFPERNTEQRCKKFKGKRVYLLSSRVHPGETPASAVFNGFLDFILRDNDPRAKSLRKHFVFKLIPMLNPDGVSRGHYRTDQRGVNLNRLYLDPSIDLHPSIYASKSCLVYYHIMNRVVRDDDEVEIDLNFPGGFVLSSHNSHNLHVYRKEKNLNMNSSSHTERSTVSAHSSQSLTSSESTLKSYCGTPRHHVNGASNHDSKTYNKTPKSTPRYSDVNTPQDIECSHIGNGDLDIYTLKQSNHSTVFMSHTPKPNNVSGTPRHSITKSESPTKYSSPKVERLNLGDLVESDSDNALRKEKSNIADSIRISSSTSSFASSYQGEKERVDSDLRLRLSQMTMSDDFRGRLSKGISIMSQNVIDSDDDEDINTENLGNEGSEDENDNTPSVITNTNAPHLNHPKLRNIPPSDSGIAFYVDLHGHASKRGCFIYGNFLELEDTQVENMLFPKLISMNTAHFDFTGCNFTEKNMYTRDKRDGMSKEGSGRVAIYKALGIIHSYTLECNYNTGRMVNPVPQAYGDDGRATPPPLAGFPPKYTQAHFEEVGRALAIAAIDMYDVNPWSRLTLSEHNCLSGVRDSVRRFLRSIRGGPRIPRNPSKPLSRNNSINNGSNNQGTSRGFRFGNSNDNSGPGKQAFSRHNSSESTVSTSSVASRYSRQPPVNQNRRELGPVRETTRSNMGMNRRRPNAPNNQPVSRSAPQASSSSGSQPVSLTMTTAAMDTKEGRQYSAGSNLSQLSRMSKMAEDEKVEQLKSMSNLMNLAKKGPGPNSRIPLPTGRYFLNLSPSELPPPKTPGQSNVRPPKSGGVRKTSSDRSLPLESPASHRGLTPVAQLGREILDIPKANATSLSHTQAKPTMIEANMNVNNNELESQKRRRRYTMLKRRNLTNQSPGSGKNSSGNIRTVVRPAQDSGSEADKGGKSRRKRKKSSRKNISLASPSSDETGQDTPPTSVTAQFRDHMDSYHPHQQQQLTDRLHSRTEAAQVW; encoded by the exons CAATCTTGCAAGAGTGGAGAAAGTCTccaaagatgatgatgatgatgattctgGAG GTGGCAAGTACTTCAGTGAGATTAAAGCGGACTATGAATTCAATGTTTGGACAAAGCCTGATTGTGCTGGCACAGAATTTGAAAATGGCAACAG GTCCTGGTTTTATTTTGGGGTGCGTGGTTGGAATCCTGGTCGTTtgatcaaaataaacattgtaaATATGAATCGTCAGGGTAAATTATATAGTCAAGGACATTCACCTATAGTGAAAACAGTGCCAGGCAGACTTAAGTGGGAAAGAATAAGAGATAGACCATCATATGAG acaGTGGATGGACAGTTTATTCTGTCATTTACGTATCGTTTCCCAGAGTTCCGAGGTGCCACAACCTATTTTGCTTTCTGCTATCCCTGGTCTTATACAGAAAGTCAAGATAACTTACAAGAACTTGATAAAAGATTTCAGCATTGTAACAATTTAACAAATGAAAG TGCTCCAGACAGTATATATTACCACAGAGAATTACTGTGCTATTCCCTAGATAAGCTACGCATTGACCTGATAACTATATCTTCCTGTCATGGTCTGATCAACGAGAATGAGCCACATTTTGACTCCAACTTGTTCCCAGAGAGAAATACCGAGCAAAGATGTAAAAAATTCAAAGGGAAAAGA GTATATTTGTTGAGCAGTCGTGTTCATCCAGGGGAAACCCCAGCAAGTGCTGTATTTAATGGATTCCTAGACTTTATTTTGCGTGACAATGATCCACGTGCCAAGTCACTTCGTAAACACTTTGTTTTCAAGTTGATCCCTATGTTGAATCCCGACGGTGTATCACGGGGCCATTATCGTACTGATCAGCGTGGTGTCAATCTAAACAGACTTTACCTGGATCCCAGCATTGACTTACACCCATCCatatatgcttcaaaaagttGTTTAGTGTATTACCATATCATGAATAGGGTTGTTCGCGATGACGATGAGGTtgaaattgatttaaattttCCTGGAGGATTTGTGTTATCTAGTCACAACAGCCATAATCTCCATGTTTATAGAAAAGagaaaaatttgaatatgaattcAAGCTCGCATACTGAAAGGAGCACTGTAAGTGCACACAGCTCTCAGAGTTTAACAAGTAGTGAATCAactttgaaaagttattgtgGAACACCAAGACATCACGTTAATGGTGCTAGTAATCATGACTCTAAAACTTATAACAAAACTCCGAAAAGTACGCCGAGATATTCTGACGTGAATACTCCACAAGACATTGAGTGCAGCCATATAGGTAATGGGGATTTagatatatatactttgaaacaGTCTAATCATAGTACAGTATTTATGTCACATACTCCAAAACCGAATAATGTCTCAGGTACTCCACGACACAGCATTACAAAATCTGAATCCCCTACAAAATATTCCTCTCCCAAAGTGGAACGTTTGAATCTCGGCGATCTAGTAGAGTCTGACAGTGACAATGCCCTTAGGAAAGAGAAATCTAACATCGCTGATTCTATAAGAATTTCTTCGTCAACTTCAAGTTTTGCAAGTAGTTACCAAGGTGAAAAAGAGAGGGTAGACAGTGATCTCAGGTTGAGACTGTCTCAAATGACTATGTCAGATGACTTTAGAGGTCGTCTTTCAAAAGGAATCAGTATTATGAGCCAAAACGTGATTGACTCAGATGATGATGAAGATATTAATACGGAAAATCTCGGAAATGAAGGATCTGAAGATGAGAATGACAATACACCATCTGTGATAACAAACACTAATGCTCCACATTTAAATCATCCTAAACTAAGGAATATACCACCATCAGATAGTGGTATAGCTTTCTATGTGGATTTACATGGACATGCTTCAAAACGAGGATGTTTTATATATGGCAATTTTCTAGAACTTGAAGACACACAA GTAGAGAACATGTTGTTTCCAAAGCTGATCTCCATGAACACTGCCCATTTTGACTTCACTGGCTGTAACTTCACTGAGAAGAACATGTATACGAGGGACAAGAGAGACGGCATGTCAAAGGAAGGCAGTGGCAGAGTAGCAATTTACAAAGCTCTTGGCATCATACATAG TTACACCCTAGAGTGTAATTATAACACTGGTCGTATGGTGAACCCTGTGCCTCAGGCATATGGGGACGACGGTAGAGCAACACCCCCTCCTTTAGCTGGTTTCCCACCAAAATACACACAGGCTCACTTCGAGGAG GTTGGTCGGGCTCTTGCCATTGCTGCTATAGATATGTATGATGTGAATCCCTGGTCTCGGTTGACACTGTCAGAACACAACTGCCTCTCTGGTGTGAGAGATTCTGTGCGTAGATTTCTCAGGAGTATACGAGGAGGCCCCAGGATTCCTCGAAACCCCTCCAAACCTCTCTCAAGAAATAACAG TATAAACAATGGTTCCAACAATCAGGGCACCAGCAGAGGGTTTAGATTTGGCAACAGTAATGATAACTCTGGACCTGGTAAACAGGCATTCTCACGTCACAATTCATCAGAGTCTACAGTCTCCACATCAAGTGTAGCCTCTAGATATTCTCGCCAACCACCAGTAAACCAGAACAGACGAGAACTTGGACCTGTTAGAGAAA CTACTCGATCCAATATGGGAATGAATAGAAGACGTCCGAATGCCCCAAACAACCAGCCAGTGAGTCGTTCTGCTCCCCAAGCTTCTTCATCCTCCGGATCACAACCAGTCAGTCTCACCATGACGACTGCTGCCATGGATACGAAAGAAGGGAGACAATATTCTGCTGGCAGTAACCTGTCTCAGCTCTCTAGAATGTCTAAAATGGCAGAGGATGAAAAAGTGGAACAGTTGAAAAGCATGTCAAATCTG ATGAATCTAGCTAAGAAAGGCCCAGGACCAAACAGTCGTATACCACTGCCTACAGGACGATACTTCCTTAACCTGTCCCCATCAGAGCTTCCACCACCTAAAACACCAGGGCAGAGCAACGTGCGCCCACCCAAGTCAGGTGGTGTGCGCAAGACCAGCTCAGACAGATCACTTCCTTTAGAGTCCCCAGCAAGCCATAGAGGGCTCACACCAGTTGCTCAGCTTGGGAGAGAAATCCTAGATATACCTAAAGCTAACGCAACTTCCCTGTCTCATACCCAGGCTAAGCCTACAATGATAGAGGCAAACATGAATGTGAACAACAATGAATT AGAATCTCAGAAAAGACGTAGAAGGTACACCATGCTGAAGAGACGTAATTTAACAAACCAGTCACCTGGTTCGGGTAAAAACAGTAGTGGTAATATCCGCACTGTTGTTAGGCCCGCACAGGATTCAGGAAGTGAAGCAGATAAAGGCGGGAAGTCAAGACGGAAGAGGAAGAAGTCTTCaaggaaaaatatttcattggcTTCCCCATCATCTGATGAAACCGGACAAG ACACTCCACCAACGTCAGTGACGGCTCAATTCCGCGATCACATGGACAGTTATCATCCACATCAACAGCAACAACTTACAGACAGGCTCCACAGTCGAACAGA